In Styela clava chromosome 10, kaStyClav1.hap1.2, whole genome shotgun sequence, the sequence attttctatcaaTTACGGGTtgctttttaattattttgtcaacATAAGTCATATGCAAATAACGCTAAAGCAATAAAAGTGTTCATGACATCAGCGAAATGCGATAAAACAATAAAGGTTTTCAGAACGAATTTGCGAAcacgtgtgtgtgtgtgtgtgccaAAAATTTCCATGCGATTTCATCAGATctcttatatttgagcataattACGTGAATATATAGGCAAAAGTTCTTCTGCTTTCGATTGGAGAATTTCTAAAACTAATTTAAACTTATAAATAATAGAATAACACTGCTTGGAATTACGTGCCCGTTGTAtcccaaatatttaaaatacaaatcTAACAGTATTTGATGCGCAGTAGACTTTGAAAATTGAATGACAAATTGTGTTGTCTCTGATTGGAATACAAACGATTAACAAGGCTGATGAAGTCTTGAAATGgattttaatatattcaaagGTCGAGCAATCCAAATGACAAATTCCATTTAtactttttaataataaaaaaaattctcaaagttgatttacaaaaaaattatagcAAAATACATAGATAGTTTTCCAATGAATGCTTCAACAACGTTCAATATTACtcatataaataatttaaaacaagtAAAATTGATGTTGAAAAGAACACAATTATCATAAtattttgaaactatttttaaaatgaaaatgcataaaTATTGATACCTACATCCCATCTCAAATTATTGATATAAATGGTTGTATCGCATTCGATCTGCTTTAGAAAATGCAGTagaaatttgtataaataacaTTAGAGTTAGACGAAAAAAGTTCATAACATACTAAATGTCACGAGTACCCTATTCGAACAGTCGGCAATAGCAGTGTGTCAGCTAATATGTTCTTAATATTGTCTTCATTATTGAACAGTGCTCTTTAAAACGCATCGACATCCAAGTGTGATAGGCATACGaatgttgttttgaaatttctttacCGTCGTTATTTCTTCAATATAATAAGCACGATTTTCTCCTTCTTTTAAAAATACTTCATTTGTGATTGGATCTCTACATATGGGTAAACAAATGACAGTTGTAAAATTAAAGGATGAACCAGGTTCTGTGTTGCTGCAGTGAACTTTGACTGAATGATATGGCTCGAAGCCGTCTAAATCCACTGGCATCTCACTTCCGATAACCGCTTTGCAGTTATGGTCACGCGCTTCCTGTGAGCTGTgaataagaataaaatataaattgtaatGTTGATTTGTATTTATCCGTGTTTATTAATTGAAGCATTAAAATAAAGATCTTTTAGCTggtaattaaatttatttctcagagaagaattcaattttgattcaatgtttttaattcACATTTTTGTCCAGCCTTACTTATGTGTTGTAAATTAACTAACTTTTGATAGAGTTCTGGACTCTCAAGAGTCTCGCCTTTGATATTCTCTCAAATTACCCCGAATCTcacatttctttttttaaatataaagtaCTCACTCAAATCTAAACCCGAGTGATTTTACAATCACACTTTGGACCAAAATTAGCATGGCGATGGCGAGTAGATGATCTTGGatctaaaaaaaatcaatcgattatttgaaaaaaatagcaaaacatCACAATTTAAAAtccaaaatttacaaatattccTTACCAATTTAAGAGCCAGCATCTTTTTATTTACAAATCTTTGTTTagcaatatattaaaataaaaaataaaaatatgagtatataaaatattatacaagTTGTACGAGTCTTCTCGAGTGAGTAATTGATACTCTCATGCATCCAACGCtcttatatacaaatttcttaaCGTCTACTCAACCATATTTGGAGAATGATCTTAATACCAAAATATAGAGACTATTGAAAGTAAAGTATGCCAGAAATATTTGTCGATAAGTTCGTCAAGTTTCTACTTAGGGAAGTTTAAAGCTTGCGGTTCTTTTTTAAAGTTGTTTGGTTTTCTCTTTGTCAACGTGGAGGTATTTCTACTTCACTTGATCAAATAATGCAATGAAACAAATTTCCATTGTTAAGTAATATGGGATTTTCGTCATATGTAAAATTTTCGGACATGGCGATATCGACTGGTCTACATTTTGGacataacaaaatatatttagattataATATTCTCTCTATAGAATACCGATGCATTCTTGTCTTCAGTTGGTTTTGCGTAACAAAATGGTAAATCCCGGACTGAACGTTAACCGAAGAAAGGACAAAAGCCAAAATAAAAATGCTCAATGTGGTTTCGATGATGTCTTGGATGTTTTGttgaatatgaaatttattttgatttctctcatattaataaattctgGTTATATACTAAATATCTtactaaattataataatattaataaatatcttATAAATTATAGTGTAGAATAATATTGAGGAATATTTGATATATCTACTTTATGTGTCAACATAACGGGGGCGGTTTCATTCAATTTGATCAAAGTATTCGATGGAATATATCTCAAACTATTTTAATATAATCCCACATTCATAGGAATAAAACGATAGTTGAAAGTTTATGTTACAATAGCTTTGCAGAAGTAAAGAGACAAATACAAAAACCGTGGGCGCTGGGAATATCCGACGCCATTTCGCAATTCGATGAGAATACATACATGAACACATTATACACACTGCATAACTTTACTGAAATGACAAATGATTGAAACAATCAAGTTGATGTTGGCGTATAACAGATACAAATTTCTagtactttgtttattttttgttatccagtttttaataataaaatgtaaactATAATTATAGAATGAAATGTTAAAGAATAATTATAAAGGGTTTACTTAGAATGATTTTCTGCACGAAATAAGTAATGCACTTATCTGCAGCAGAAAACGCATGATATCCAAAGTTAGAGTATAGGTAAAATATAATAGCGCTTTCCATCTTATCtacaattttcaaattgtgagcaggaattttttcaatactttcgTTGAGGAAAAAATCAAGggcatttttgtatatattacatttatatttatcaGTCAAGATTTCCATTTTTCATTCGACAAGAGTACACTACtaacgaaataaataaaatatattatatttaacaaaaacttcCAAGACCTTATCGAAACCGTATGTGGCCTTATCAAAGTTTTTGTACCTTCTTTAGTTGATGTTCAGTTGGGAATTTACAATGTTGCTTCACGAAACCAACTGAGGAAAACAATACAGcgaaatttcaataaaaaaatattacgatgtaatctattttattttatgtccGAATTGTAGGCCAGTTTGGACATTTCCGAAAATGTTACATGCGTTGAAAGTTTCATATTGTGTAACAATATATTGTTTCACATTGCATTATTTGCGTAGGTGAAGTATAAATACACCCACGTATACAAGGAGAAAACCAaacaactttaaaaaaaatacaaaatgaaagaGAATCGCAAGCTTTAAACTTCCCTAAGTCGAAACCTGGCGAACTTATAGACAAACAATCCTGCCATACTCAACTTtcaataattcgatattttgttagTAAGATCATACTCTAAATATGGTTAAGTAAACtcaataaatttgtatataagAGTGTTGGATCCATAGAAGTATAAATTATTCATTCGCAAAGACCCGTACAACTTGTTTGACTTTTTATATACTCATATATTTATCATTgatattaatatattgttatccAGAGATTTGCAAATAAAAAGATGGAGATTCTTAAATTGGtatgtaatatttattattttttacaagttttaaattgttttgttttgctatatttttaaaatattcaatgattttCTTTTCAGATTCGAGGTCATCTGCTTGCCATCGCCATGTTACTTTTGATCCGAAGTTTAATTGTAAAAGCAGCCGGATTTAGATTCGAGTGAGTACtttaaatgagaaaaaaatgtAAGATTAGGGGTAAGATTTGAGAGAATATATAATGTGGGGTAATCTTGAGAGTGCGGAACTTTGAAAGTCAGTTGATTTAACGTCACATAATCTCCGACAAGTAATGAAAATGTGAAACACAAATATTGAGTCCAAAATAAACGCTTTTCTTAAGAGAAGTGATTTTGATTACAGGCTAAATAGTCcttgtttgttattgatttAATTAATGATCGGAAACAAATACAAATCAACATTGCAATGTATATTGTATTCCTATTCACAGCTCACAGGAAGCGCGTGACCATAACTGCAAAGCGGTTATCGAAAGTGAGATGCCAGTGGATTTAGACGGATTCGAACCATATCATTCGGTTAAAGTTCACTGCAGCAACACAGCACCTAGTTCATCCTTCAATTTTACAACTGTCATTTGTTTACCAATATGTATAGATCCGATCACAAATGAAGTATTTTTGAAAGAAGAAGGCAATCTTGCTTATTATATTGAAGAAATAACGACGgtaaagaaatttcaaaacaacatCCGTATGCCTATCACACTTGGATGTCGATGCGTTTTGAAGAGCACTGTTTATTAATGACGACAGCATTAGGAATATAAATGCTCACCCACTGCTATAGGTGACTGTTTAAATTGAGTATTCTCAACATTTAGTAtgtattaattaattttttttgtctccaaatattatttatttgaatttcctACTACATTTTTTAAAGCAAATCAAATTCAATACTGCCTTTTATATCAATGGTTATATTATGGGTGGGATGTAGGAACAGATATGAATTTTATGAATTGTTTATATCTCTATATTATTACTTCAAATGTTTAGGAAATTGTGTTTTCTTCTGAAAAccgatttttcaattttactcgctttaaattatttatatgtgtaatattgaaatattaattcAGAACTAAGTATGTATTTggctataatttttttgttttttgtaaatcaactttaaaatattttttgtaatgaaaAATAATGCCAAAATATGTTTGCCTCGCCTGGTTCCTCAGTCAAATCCTGACTTAATTTAAGAGATCTAAACCTACTTAGAGTTGCCTACCTACttgcattatttgaaataaaagtgcaatattttcaattgaGTCGATTTCATTGATTGCTTTGAGAATACATTAGaatatatgtttaaaataaattgatctCCTAAAATATATAGACTTTAATTGTTTATAATTCAATCAGAGAACACACCATTTATCATTCAATTTTCAAACCCAAAGTGCATCAAATATTGTTAGATTCGTATAAAGTTGGAAAACAAAGGTGCGTAACTGCAAGCAGtggcattttattatttataagtttCGATTAGTTTTAGAAATTCTCAAGTCGAAAGCAATAGAAACTTTGTCCATATTCACGTAATTAAGTTCAAATATAAGAAATCTGATGGAATCGCATGGTAAGGTTTAGCACACACACACACGTATTTGCAACTTCGTtcttaaaatgtttattgtctCATTGGATTTCGCCGATGCCATGAAAACTTTTATCTATCGCTTTAGAGATATTTACATGACTTATGTTTACAAGATCGATAAGAGCAACCCGTAGTTACTATCAAATGAAAAGCAACGAGATTTCATAATATCTATATATACCAATGTGATTAGAAAAGAGGATCCTCTCAAACTATATGAATTGGTTCATCAAATAATAGGTATTTATGTTTTATTGTGTTACCAAACATTAGGGTATTTTAGTTTGAATAAGCATCGAAGCCGAAATCAGTACACATTACCGATGAGTCAACGATGACCATATAggtgtatttaaaaaaaaacgcctGGGTTTTTCCTCGTCCAAACTTGATAAACGATTTGTTCTTTTCattctatatatataccaaattaTACTGAAAAGGTTCAAGACGAACAAGTAAGTTGTGATTAACACTGAATGCAAACTTAGTTTTATCCCAGATCATTGACCATGACCTTGATTGGGATTTATACAACCGGTCAACTTTTGGGCATAATTTACCACACTACTATAATGAGCAAAAGATATTAGCCTACGATTGTTCCTTACTGAAGCTATCATATTATAGAATCGGAATTTAACCAACACCATCTGATGGAGGTTAAAAATTGTGCCACATGGATATTCTGGCAAAAGAAAACATTGTTTTTCCTTAGTACAAGCAGGTCAACAAAAAAAtccttgaaataatttttttttttatactttgttGTAATGTGGTTTGCTGTAATTTTATGGCTATCGCCCATTTGCAAATCATGTATTGCCACTTACTGTAAGTCGTAATTTCGTATATAAAACATGTGAGCATTTCTTGAACTACgtgtttatatttttcaatctttgtttttatattttttgtatgtttATGCCTTGAAAGTTTTCTTATTTGTGCTATCAACCTTGTAGTGTTCGGAATTGTTTGACATGACTGAAATTCAAATTCgaatctgatatttcatttgttttttaacgtttgtgcattcaaattttaaactgACATAGTACAACGCATCATTCAATTagttaacttattttagtaaaattagAACTGACTGCCGGCTTATCTGTAATAGccatttaaaaaataacttGCGAAACTGCAAATCTATTTTACACAACTTTAATAAATTAGCAGAAACGTTATTCAATGAAAGCtcaagttatttgtttcaaattatgCGCAATAAACATATTCATGGCGTACATACACATGTTAGCAACTAAGTATTTTTGGAACTTTTAATCGTCAGCGAACGTAAAAATCGCTTTGTAACGATTTCGTATTCCAAATACGTGTAATAAAGGGCGTGTATTTATATCGATATATGCAAaagtttcaaattaattttcaagcatacatatttttcaaatttattttagtagaaGATATCCGACACAATGATACTTACAAGTTATTAGTAAATATATTATGAAGAGGAATACCTCTAATCAACAGTTCGGGTTTCTTACATTTTTTAGTTGTTAATCGGAAATATGCGATAATTTGGCACGTAAATCAAGATGTTTTACCTCGAGTCCCGAATGAAGAAGTTagaagtaaaaaaataaacaatcgTGCTTACTCGATTGCATAGTGATAGAAATTCAAAAACTTGTTTACAAAGTAATGCAGTAAACATTCTTTTAAATTAACAAAGTCTGgtgatatatatactaaatatcttttaatgtagaaaaaaatgaagattttataTATCTCTTTCAGTGTTGTGGTGGTTTCCCTGAATATGATCAAAGTATCCGATAAAATAGATCACAGACTTTTTATGTAAAATCCCAGTTTCGTGGAAATAAAACACATTTCGAAAGTGTATATAGAAATAGATTTGCGGAAGTAACGGGACAAATGCAAACAGCGTGGGCGATGGGAATATCCGACGCCATTTTGCAATTCGATGATAAATTATACATACTGCATAACTTGACCAAGATGGCAAATGATTAAAACAATCAATTATACCTACAAAATGAAACTTTAAGGTACACTTATAAAGGGTTTATTTAGGCGTTAAAACACAAACATATCATTGCGTAACGATGCCGCAGAGAAACCGCCAAACTAAGTTCAAGGTTTGAGTATGGACGAATTATAATAGCGCTTCTGATTCtattaacaatttttaaattgtgaGCACgaactttttcaataattttgctGAGCCGAGATttccatttttcaaaatattcccCATTCAACAAAAAATTCCAATCTTTATCGAAACCGTATTTATTCTTTTCAACGCTCATGTCATTTCTTCAGTTGACGTTCAGTTGGAATTTACCATTTTGCTACGCGAAACTAGCCGAGGAAAAACAATACAGcgatattttatataaaaaataataatacgatttcaatctattttaatttatatccGTCCATGTCGGAAACATTACATGCCACGTAGGGTCTATATTGCCTAACAATATAATGTATCACATTGCATTATTTGCCTAACGCAAAATGAAAACCTCAACGTATaccaagaaaaaataaaaaaataaaatgggaaTTGTAAAAGCTAAACTCAGCTCAATATGAAGATTTTTCTAGAAATAGCTTTGACTATTTGCTCATTAAggttttaataaataaaacaaacaaatgcaAATCAACATTGAAatgcatattttattttttttgcagCTCAAAAGAAGCACGGGACCAAAACTGCAAAGCAGTTAACGGAAGTGAGATGCCAGTGGATATAGACGGTTTCGAGCCATATCATCCGGCCAAAGTTCACTGCAGCAACGCCGAACTTCTTTCATCATTTACCTCCACAACAGTCATCTGTTTAGCGATGTCGAGATCCAATCACAAACGAAGTATTTTTGAAAGAAGAGAGATACCAGTGGATTTAGACGGTTTCGAGCCACATCATTCGGCCAAAGTTGACTGCAGCAACGCCGAacaattttgcacctcatttcttggtTTAATCTCGATGTCATTGAttggttgatgaaaaatgcaaacaataacTGAATTTTATTACTTACCCATACTATTTTTTCCGGAAATTATAAACTTTCTATGacgagtacctgaaaagcaaatcaaaagtgtatacttactttgaGACACCCTGGATAGGAAAATAAGAGATGGTGGCTTTTAAATCGGTATGTATTCCTTATAACTGCTTAGTTTTAAATTGATCTGTCATGAAAGTTTTTTAACACAATCATTTTATGTATTTAAGATTCAAGATCATTCACTTGTCTATCGCCATGGCTTTGATAAAATCCTGCATAGTAATCTAACATATTTCAGTCTAACACGGCCTATACCTGTTGTGCGAAGTTACCCAACTTACATGGTTCCAAGCCACCTAGTGTTTACTCGAAATCACAATTACACACGAGTTTTGGTTCTTTTTCGCTGTGGGCATCCAAGATGGTGAGTGTTATGCGTCGTCTTACATGGTGAAAATGATCAAATCTCTATCTCATGTTTTGTTTATAGAttgctttcatatttataatagGTCTCGTACATCATGTACACTACTGTATGATACCATATAATGGGTAGTGTTGTACCAGTAGTATAGTATATAGTCGCATAGATCTGTATGTAGATACTCAACGCAAAATGTCAGAACGTGGCAGAAATGTTTTAGATATTTCCCTAGACCTGTGAATCATCCCATACCATATTAAAGTTTTAAAAAGTTAAGCGTTCTGATTATGTCCGAACCCGATAACAGTGCAATACAACAGGCAGTGTGTTTCTTTGAATCAGTGTCAACCCAATTCCAGCATTCAGCCATTGCACAAAGATTTTGCCTAAAATTGAGTTCTTTTTTAACAGGTTTACAAAAAGTTTGTTCACATCGGTGGGGTGGTATTCATAGTACTCGGACCACATTCAGGAAAACTTGCAACTGTTGTTAATGTTGTAGATCAAAACAGGGTTTGTATACTATTTTTTAATCTATATGAATTTGAagcattaaatatttttgttcattaACAGTTAGGATATGAATGTTAAGACATAGCCTACTGGTAATAATATGAAAGTTTATTTCAGCAAACACAATTCAACAAGTGGACTTCTCACTTAATTTCTTGGTAATATCGTTCCACAAAGCAATgcagtgtggcgcatcgtgcaaaGCGTTGGAATAAGCTCGCCACCACACCTGTGATTACCCTACGTGgtttcgcaggttcaaatcccagcGCCGAtatttatgtgcgagaggatcgcTTGACTTGTGCCACTGTAATGTGGTTCACATAATTTCTAGTtaattgaaacttttttttttatagcttCTGGTTGATGGACCATGCAGTGATGTCCCAAGAGTTATTGTTAACTTGAAGCAATGTCATCTAACCAAGTTCTCAATTCCTATTGCTGTCGGAGCCAGAACTGGTGTCGTCAAAAGGAGATGGGAAAAAGAAAGCATCAATGAAAAATGGGCCGAAACTGCATGGGCAAAGAAGATACAGGCTAAAGCTGTGGTGAGATTATGAATCATTTTTCTGATGCACATCTTCATCGGCAAAGCTTTCCGTGTTTCGCACATTTTAAGTGATATTATATCATCTCACTCTATCCAGCTTTTTATGAATTGATATTTATGCGGTCTTTAATCAAAATGTGATAGTTTGAAACATTTGTTTTTAATCAAACTTGAGTGCTTTATAATTCCATATCCAATATGAAAATTTAACTGAGACAGGCGGAAGCATTCAGCCTCGAAGTACTTGTGCAAACTTGAGATGTATTTCTTTTGCTGATGAATTCAATTGTCCTTGTCCACCTCTAATAACTCATTGATTGATTGTATCAATGTTGGATTCGCTAGTGGACTAAATTGATCTTGTGACTAGCATGCCGCCGTATCTTTTATCATTGTATATGGCTTTATTACAGTTACATACATTTGCATTAATGAATTGTGAGAGTCTCTGTGAGAATAATACATCTGAATTGGGAGTCTGCCATATCAGCAAATTATGATAGTACAAATTGCTTGTTTATATGTTGTCTTGGTTAACAGAAAAATTGCcggaataatattatatatattctgtCATAGCTAAACGAACTACTTTTTTTAGAGGAAGAATCTTACAGACTTTGACAGATTCAAGTTGATGAAGCTGAAAAGGAAGGTGATGTATATGTATTGTTCTTCGAAGCAAAGCATACTGTAATCCTGCATTGGCAATCTAAATAACAATCCACGATCATCAGTTCAAAAACTATgcccagtagcaagaattttgacTGCCTCATTTCTGGGGTCCAATTAAACCATAGGAGGGGGGGTAGCCTTTCTTCCTTTTTATTGGCCTATATGTAGAAACGATGTTGCTTCGTCGCGCCAGTGTTCTAAAGCGGTGTTGGTCCTAACATAATAGTTAACCTTGTgataatgaaatatttctttAAGATTTCCTATATTGAACGAATTATTTACTCTTGCAGAGAAACCTGATCATCAACGCTGAATTGAAGAAGATGGGAAGGCaggctaaaaaaaattaaaagggAATAAATATATTGACATGAAATGATTGTTGCAGTTTCTAACACTTGGGGGATAGGAAAAGAAAATATAAGGCAGTGGTGGAAAGTAAATGATTATCGTAACCATGATTGTGGTGGAGGATTAGCAAGCTCTAGCTAGTGTTTTTCTTCATGCCAGCATGCCTCCGTTGGTTTTCTCTAGTATTTGAAATATATCTAGAGATTGACCCAGTCCTATGCCACATGAGCCTTGCAAACCCAGAGGGTTTGATGGTGAAATGCAATCGTCCAGGTGTTGCTTTCTGATGACTTTATCAATCTCAACAGAGCTGAAGAATGCAACCCCCAATGGCAAATCATTCATTCCTAGTTTATATGCGAACATTGATCTTGTGAGGAGGTTGGATATTTGCAAGGCGAGAGCAACCCTGTACCTGAAAAGGATATATAATAAAGTAAGGATATATACAAGGAATGTTGAGCTAGGGATCATTCTTTCAGTGTGGATTTGATGGTCATGGTGTTCTTTGCATTGATCATATTTCTGAATTCGGAAATTACCAAAACTGAGAATATGTAAAATTAATCAGTTTTCTAACTGGAGTTCTGTGGTCTTCGTGACTACTTTATTGATTGTGTTTCAACAATGGGACAATTTTTGCCCGA encodes:
- the LOC120337891 gene encoding large ribosomal subunit protein eL14-like, with protein sequence MVYKKFVHIGGVVFIVLGPHSGKLATVVNVVDQNRLLVDGPCSDVPRVIVNLKQCHLTKFSIPIAVGARTGVVKRRWEKESINEKWAETAWAKKIQAKAVRKNLTDFDRFKLMKLKRKRNLIINAELKKMGRQAKKN